Proteins encoded in a region of the Drosophila sechellia strain sech25 chromosome 2L, ASM438219v1, whole genome shotgun sequence genome:
- the LOC116803553 gene encoding PI-actitoxin-Avd5a, translating into MNSPIFITLCLLAFVVLTEAQVTRPLCPCHRIYLPVCGSDHVTYSNICELRCAAKVMMIKVVKKGRC; encoded by the coding sequence ATGAATAGCCCAATTTTCATTACTCTGTGCCTCCTGGCATTTGTGGTCCTAACTGAAGCCCAAGTCACAAGACCCCTTTGCCCGTGTCACAGAATTTATTTACCTGTCTGCGGATCGGACCACGTCACCTACAGCAACATATGTGAACTCAGATGCGCGGCGAAAGTTATGATGATTAAAGTGGTCAAGAAAGGAAGATGCTAG
- the LOC116803555 gene encoding serine protease inhibitor Kazal-type 1 has translation MRCNNLVCLLAVLFLTEAQKSRCPCPKIYQPVCGSDNITYSHLCLLICKASHENVNYVKKGRC, from the coding sequence atgcgTTGCAACAATTTGGTGTGCCTACTTGCAGTTTTGTTCCTGACTGAGGCCCAAAAATCTCGCTGCCCGTGTCCTAAAATCTATCAGCCTGTCTGTGGATCCGACAACATCACCTATTCTCACTTATGCTTACTCATATGTAAAGCCTCGCatgaaaatgtaaattatGTCAAGAAAGGAAGATGCTAG
- the LOC116803557 gene encoding uncharacterized protein LOC116803557: MHYYIPIAFCLFALLDLTNGVNEKESSTYCLPYGVCWDKRFNMWPKGK, translated from the coding sequence ATGCATTACTATATTCCTATTGCGTTTTGCCTGTTCGCTCTTTTGGATTTGACAAACGGGGTGAACGAAAAGGAAAGTTCTACCTATTGTTTACCCTATGGTGTGTGCTGGGATAAAAGATTTAATATGTGGCCCAAGGGAAAGTAA
- the LOC116803556 gene encoding uncharacterized protein LOC116803556: MHFYNLIVLCLIHFLDLTRNVKDQFTFCVPNYRGWCWNNNASGWSYGR, translated from the coding sequence ATGCATTTCTATAATTTAATTGTGCTTTGCCTGATTCATTTTTTGGATTTGACACGGAATGTAAAGGAtcaatttactttttgcgTACCTAACTATAGAGGCTGGTGCTGGAATAACAATGCAAGTGGTTGGAGCTACGGAAGATAG
- the LOC116803554 gene encoding ovomucoid-like, translated as MRYLLFIGFFLFALLTLSVGHEFCHCNLVLKPLCASDSKTYSNYCEFKCEVRSGNPITVVAWKKCK; from the coding sequence ATGCGATATTTGCTCTTTATTGGATTTTTCCTGTTTGCTCTTTTGACCCTGTCTGTGGGTCATGAGTTTTGCCATTGTAATCTTGTACTTAAACCATTGTGCGCATCGGACTCCAAGACCTACAGCAACTACTGTGAATTCAAATGTGAAGTTAGAAGTGGAAACCCCATAACAGTGGTAGCATGGAAAAAGTGCAAGTAA
- the LOC116803551 gene encoding serine protease inhibitor Kazal-type 2, with protein sequence MKFLSIRVALCLLLALTISPISCDDTEKVEKPFCPCPRNFEPVCGSDLVTYPNRCEFNCARRNVERQGRSMGLLRDGTC encoded by the coding sequence ATGAAATTCCTAAGCATTCGAGTGGCCCTGTGCCTCCTCCTGGCCCTCACCATATCGCCCATTAGCTGCGATGATACGGAGAAGGTGGAGAAGCCATTCTGTCCCTGTCCCAGGAACTTCGAGCCCGTTTGCGGATCCGACTTGGTCACCTATCCCAACCGATGCGAGTTCAACTGTGCACGCCGAAATGTTGAACGCCAGGGACGCAGTATGGGACTTCTGAGAGACGGAACGTGCTAA
- the LOC6617668 gene encoding uncharacterized protein LOC6617668 codes for MQMKRIPSRCEKKWERWVFRRSREEVIIEVISSLFDLLGKLTHTQKHQKLLFTLSTQTTQIRNSVLIECSQRDDDVFRTENPIHSTHPRIENMKYLTLLVVLGLLIGLFAGSSEGSYCPCDLKTKGTEVCGSNGVTFKNRCEFECSQRDYKKLGRTLNIRKDGPCN; via the coding sequence ATGCAAATGAAACGAATACCCAGCAGATGTGAGAAAAAGTGGGAGCGTTGGGTGTTTCGGAGGTCAAGAGAGGAAGTAATCATCGAAGTAATCAGCAGCTTGTTTGACTTATTAGGAAAACTTACGCACACACAAAAGCATCAAAAACTTTTATTCACACTCTCGACACAAACGACTCAGATTCGAAACTCAGTCTTAATTGAATGCTCGCAGCGAGACGACGACGTGTTCCGCACAGAAAACCCCATTCATTCCACACATCCACGTATAGAAAACATGAAGTATCTGACTTTGCTGGTCGTTTTGGGCCTTTTGATCGGCCTCTTTGCCGGATCCTCGGAGGGCAGCTATTGTCCTTGCGATCTGAAGACCAAGGGCACTGAGGTCTGCGGCTCAAATGGTGTTACCTTCAAAAATCGCTGTGAGTTCGAGTGCAGCCAAAGGGATTATAAGAAACTTGGACGCACCTTGAACATCAGGAAGGATGGACCTTGCAACTAG
- the LOC116803552 gene encoding uncharacterized protein LOC116803552 produces the protein MKFLAIMAFLGLLAILFVDSSEASYCPCNLRKAEVCGTNGLTYQNRCVFECTQREYRKLGRILNIKKMGSCQASRFS, from the coding sequence ATGAAGTTCTTGGCTATAATGGCTTTTTTGGGCCTATTGGCTATATTGTTTGTGGATTCATCGGAGGCTAGTTATTGCCCCTGTAATCTTCGAAAGGCAGAGGTCTGTGGAACCAATGGTTTGACCTATCAGAATCGATGCGTTTTTGAGTGCACTCAGCGGGAATATAGAAAGCTCGGAAgaattttgaatataaaaaaaatgggaTCTTGTCAAGCTTCTCGGTTCTCTTGA
- the LOC116803550 gene encoding LOW QUALITY PROTEIN: maltase 1 (The sequence of the model RefSeq protein was modified relative to this genomic sequence to represent the inferred CDS: inserted 2 bases in 1 codon; substituted 1 base at 1 genomic stop codon): MVVVKIAFILSVGLVGILAHNHQSKELDAKYNWWQHEVFYQIYPRSFQDSNGDGIGDLQGITSRLQYFKDTGITSVWLSPIYDFGYDISNYTNIQPEYGTLEDFDALIAKANELVVKVILDFVPNHSSNKHPWFIKSVAREPGXEDFYVWEDGILLENGTRVPPNNWLSVFSGSAWVWNEERQQYYLRQFTYGQPDLNYRNPAVIKAMDDVMLFWLNKGIAGFRIDAIIYIYEXSGTTDDPNNEAYLSHIYTRNQPEDYGLLQHWRQLLYNYTANHEGPPRIMMTKGYASVSKLMEHYEDSNGVQGPQFPFNFDFITELNANSTAADFVFYISRWLIYMPHGHVANWVMGNHDNPRVASRFGEKSVDAMNMLLMTLPGIGITYNGEELGMTDYRDISWTDTVDQPACEAGIDNYKTISRDPERTLIQWNSDLNAGFSSANRTWLPVNPNYKELNLRNQQQARRSHYKIYQSLLKLRQLPFLKNGSFDPEVVNRRVFAFKRELKNEHTLLTIVNVSNRTELVDIADFIDQPNRLSVLVAGVDSQHRVGDRLKAEAIELAPNEGLVIQLNKRK, from the exons ATGGTTGTAGTGAAAATAGCTTTCATTTTGAGTGTGGGCCTAGTAGGCATATTGGCCCACAACCACCAGTCAAAGGAGCTGGATGCGAAATATAATTGGTGGCAGCACGAGGTCTTCTACCAGATCTATCCGAGATCCTTTCAGGACAGCAATGGCGATGGTATTGGTGATCTTCAAGGAATTACGTCTAGGTTGCAGTATTTTAAGGATACGGGCATCACGTCCGTATGGTTGAGTCCCATTTATGACTTTGGATACGATATATCTAACTATACAAACATACAGCCGGAATATGGCACCCTTGAGGACTTTGACGCCCTGATAGCCAAGGCCAATGAACTGGTCGTGAAGGTCATCCTGGACTTTGTTCCCAATCACAGCTCGAATAAGCATCCCTGGTTCATAAAGTCAGTGGCCCGAGAGCCAGGATAAGAGGATTTCTATGTGTGGGAGGATGGTATTCTCCTGGAGAACGGAACTCGTGTGCCGCCTAACAATTGGCTGTCGGTGTTCTCCGGATCCGCTTGGGTGTGGAACGAGGAGAGGCAGCAGTATTATCTCAGGCAGTTCACCTATGGACAACCCGATCTGAACTACCGAAATCCCGCCGTCATTAAGGCCATGGACGATGTGATGCTCTTTTGGCTAAACAAGGGTATTGCCGGCTTCCGCATCGATGccattatatatatttacga GAGTGGCACTACCGATGATCCGAATAATGAGGCCTACTTGAGCCACATCTATACCAGAAATCAGCCTGAGGATTACGGCCTCCTTCAGCATTGGCGGCAACTTCTGTATAATTATACAGCTAACCACGAGGGTCCACCTAGGATAATGATGACCAAGGGTTACGCTTCGGTGTCGAAATTAATGGAACACTACGAAGATTCCAATGGAGTTCAGGGTCCTCAGTTTCCTTTCAACTTCGACTTCATCACTGAACTGAATGCCAATTCGACAGCTGCGGACTTTGTCTTCTATATCTCCAGGTGGCTTATCTATATGCCACATGGTCATGTGGCCAACTGGGTGATGGGAAATCACGACAATCCTCGAGTGGCATCACGATTTGGTGAGAAATCTGTGGACGCCATGAATATGCTGCTGATGACACTGCCAGGAATTGGTATTACTTATAAT GGCGAGGAGTTGGGCATGACTGACTACAGGGACATCAGCTGGACTGATACGGTGGATCAGCCCGCTTGTGAGGCTGGAATCGACAACTACAAGACAATCTCTAGAGATCCCGAGCGAACTCTCATACAATGGAATAGTGATCTAAATGCAGGATTCTCATCCGCCAACCGCACTTGGTTGCCTGTCAATCCCAATTATAAGGAACTAAATCTTCGGAATCAGCAGCAGGCGAGGCGAAGTCATTACAAGATCTATCAGTCCCTTCTGAAGCTCAGACAACTGCCATTTCTGAAGAACGGATCCTTTGATCCAGAAGTGGTTAATCGCAGGGTCTTCGCTTTCAAGCG AGAACTGAAGAACGAGCACACTCTCCTGACCATCGTGAACGTGAGCAACCGCACTGAACTGGTGGACATCGCTGACTTTATAGATCAGCCCAATCGATTGAGTGTCCTTGTGGCGGGAGTGGACTCACAACACCGGGTGGGGGATCGACTTAAGGCCGAAGCTATtgaattggcgcccaacgagGGATTAGTTATTCAGCTGAATAAGCGAAAGTAA
- the LOC6617669 gene encoding maltase 2 isoform X1: MGAPLIQILLFSLLNSGSIMAGLVKSDTEDFIDWWQHTVFYQIYPRSFMDSNGDGIGDLKGITSKLRYLADTGITATWLSPIFQSPMVDFGYDISDYKAIQPEYGTMADFEELIDTAFELGIKVVLDFVPNHSSDQHEWFKKSASREPGYEDFYVWHDGIVQKNGTRVPPNNWPSVFYGSAWKWHEGREQYYLHQFTKEQPDLNFRNPKVVQAMDDVLLFWLNKGVAGFRIDAVNHLFEDESLKDEPLSGKTGDSLSYDYTEHIYSRDLPEVLEMIHHWRQLLDDFSAKHPERPTRIMMTEAYAGLTQLADYYEDSNGVRGSHLPFNFHFITDVTGDSDARDYVYNVEKWLIYMPRGHAANWVMGNHDNPRVASRFGPASVDAMNMLLLTLPGVAVTYNGEELGMVDYRELSWEDTVDPPARNVGEELYQEVSRDPVRTPFQWSNETNAGFSTATKTWLPVHPNYLELNLEAQKVANRSHYHVYKDLLELRKSAIMRVGRFNIEPLTRWVFAFKRSYPNFESIITVINVSDKEQLVDLSEFLSHPKKLVVEVSGVDSKYQPGDSILADDFGFNLPPGGGIVLRERNSAIMSQQRRYLVKQLIKSANVVLVGLLVYNLWRHKWTKVNFNQHRF, from the exons ATGGGCGCTCCACTCATCCAAATCCTTCTTTTTAGTCTGCTGAACTCCGGCTCCATTATGGCCGGTCTGGTGAAGAGCGATACGGAGGACTTTATCGACTGGTGGCAACACACGGTCTTCTATCAGATCTACCCGAGGTCCTTCATGGACAGCAATGGCGATGGCATCGGCGATCTGAAGGGAATCACCTCCAAGCTGCGCTATCTGGCAGACACTGGCATCACGGCCACCTGGTTGAGTCCCATTTTTCAGTCGCCTATGGTTGACTTTGGCTATGATATATCGGATTACAAGGCAATCCAGCCGGAGTATGGCACCATGGCGGATTTCGAGGAGCTGATCGACACGGCCTTCGAACTGGGCATTAAGGTTGTTCTGGACTTTGTGCCGAATCACAGCTCGGATCAGCATGAGTGGTTCAAGAAGTCTGCGTCCAGAGAGCCGGGTTACGAGGATTTCTATGTGTGGCACGATGGCATCGTACAGAAGAATGGCACTCGAGTGCCACCCAACAACTGGCCATCGGTGTTCTACGGATCCGCCTGGAAGTGGCACGAAGGTCGTGAGCAGTATTACCTGCACCAGTTCACCAAGGAGCAGCCGGACTTGAATTTTCGTAATCCCAAAGTGGTTCAGGCCATGGATGATGTGTTGCTTTTCTGGCTCAACAAGGGCGTAGCTGGTTTCCGCATCGATGCAGTGAATCATTTGTTTGAGGACGAATCTCTTAAAGATGAGCCATTGAGTGGCAAAACAGGGGATTCACTCTCCTATGACTACACCGAGCACATCTACTCCAGGGATCTGCCAGAAGTCTTGGAAATGATTCATCACTGGCGGCAGCTGCTGGATGACTTTAGTGCGAAGCACCCCGAAAGACCCACACGCATCATGATGACGGAGGCGTACGCAGGACTCACCCAGCTGGCGGACTACTACGAGGATTCCAACGGGGTTCGGGGCTCCCATCTGCCCTTCAACTTTCACTTTATCACGGATGTCACAGGCGACTCGGATGCGCGTGACTATGTCTACAACGTGGAGAAGTGGCTGATCTACATGCCACGCGGGCACGCGGCCAACTGGGTCATGGGCAACCACGACAACCCACGGGTCGCCTCTCGATTCGGTCCAGCCAGTGTGGACGCCATGAACATGCTGCTGCTCACCCTTCCCGGTGTCGCCGTCACTTATAAT GGCGAGGAGCTGGGCATGGTGGACTACCGCGAACTGAGCTGGGAGGACACGGTGGATCCACCGGCCAGAAATGTTGGAGAGGAGCTCTACCAGGAGGTCTCCCGGGACCCAGTCCGAACACCGTTCCAGTGGAGTAACGAGACCAATGCCG GTTTTTCCACTGCCACCAAAACCTGGCTGCCTGTCCACCCAAACTACCTCGAGCTCAACCTGGAGGCCCAGAAGGTGGCCAACAGAAGCCATTACCACGTCTACAAGGATTTGCTTGAGCTGCGAAAATCGGCCATTATGCGTGTGGGTCGATTCAATATTGAACCCCTTACTCGTTGGGTGTTTGCCTTCAAGCG GTCCTATCCCAATTTTGAGTCGATAATTACCGTGATAAATGTGAGCGACAAGGAGCAGTTGGTGGATCTCTCAGAGTTTCTCAGCCATCCCAAGAAACTGGTGGTTGAAGTTTCCGGCGTGGATTCAAAATATCAACCTGG CGACAGCATTTTGGCCGACGACTTTGGATTTAATCTGCCCCCTGGAGGCGGAATTGTTTTAAGAGAGCGCAACTCAGCGATAATGAG CCAACAACGTCGCTACTTGGTTAAGCAGCTCATCAAGTCGGCCAATGTGGTTTTGGTGGGACTGTTGGTCTACAACTTGTGGCGTCACAAATGGACCAAAGTGAATTTCAATCAGCATCGGTTTTGA
- the LOC6617669 gene encoding maltase 2 isoform X3 — translation MGAPLIQILLFSLLNSGSIMAGLVKSDTEDFIDWWQHTVFYQIYPRSFMDSNGDGIGDLKGITSKLRYLADTGITATWLSPIFQSPMVDFGYDISDYKAIQPEYGTMADFEELIDTAFELGIKVVLDFVPNHSSDQHEWFKKSASREPGYEDFYVWHDGIVQKNGTRVPPNNWPSVFYGSAWKWHEGREQYYLHQFTKEQPDLNFRNPKVVQAMDDVLLFWLNKGVAGFRIDAVNHLFEDESLKDEPLSGKTGDSLSYDYTEHIYSRDLPEVLEMIHHWRQLLDDFSAKHPERPTRIMMTEAYAGLTQLADYYEDSNGVRGSHLPFNFHFITDVTGDSDARDYVYNVEKWLIYMPRGHAANWVMGNHDNPRVASRFGPASVDAMNMLLLTLPGVAVTYNGEELGMVDYRELSWEDTVDPPARNVGEELYQEVSRDPVRTPFQWSNETNAGFSTATKTWLPVHPNYLELNLEAQKVANRSHYHVYKDLLELRKSAIMRVGRFNIEPLTRWVFAFKRSYPNFESIITVINVSDKEQLVDLSEFLSHPKKLVVEVSGVDSKYQPGQSLAASALLLAAREGLVCRLV, via the exons ATGGGCGCTCCACTCATCCAAATCCTTCTTTTTAGTCTGCTGAACTCCGGCTCCATTATGGCCGGTCTGGTGAAGAGCGATACGGAGGACTTTATCGACTGGTGGCAACACACGGTCTTCTATCAGATCTACCCGAGGTCCTTCATGGACAGCAATGGCGATGGCATCGGCGATCTGAAGGGAATCACCTCCAAGCTGCGCTATCTGGCAGACACTGGCATCACGGCCACCTGGTTGAGTCCCATTTTTCAGTCGCCTATGGTTGACTTTGGCTATGATATATCGGATTACAAGGCAATCCAGCCGGAGTATGGCACCATGGCGGATTTCGAGGAGCTGATCGACACGGCCTTCGAACTGGGCATTAAGGTTGTTCTGGACTTTGTGCCGAATCACAGCTCGGATCAGCATGAGTGGTTCAAGAAGTCTGCGTCCAGAGAGCCGGGTTACGAGGATTTCTATGTGTGGCACGATGGCATCGTACAGAAGAATGGCACTCGAGTGCCACCCAACAACTGGCCATCGGTGTTCTACGGATCCGCCTGGAAGTGGCACGAAGGTCGTGAGCAGTATTACCTGCACCAGTTCACCAAGGAGCAGCCGGACTTGAATTTTCGTAATCCCAAAGTGGTTCAGGCCATGGATGATGTGTTGCTTTTCTGGCTCAACAAGGGCGTAGCTGGTTTCCGCATCGATGCAGTGAATCATTTGTTTGAGGACGAATCTCTTAAAGATGAGCCATTGAGTGGCAAAACAGGGGATTCACTCTCCTATGACTACACCGAGCACATCTACTCCAGGGATCTGCCAGAAGTCTTGGAAATGATTCATCACTGGCGGCAGCTGCTGGATGACTTTAGTGCGAAGCACCCCGAAAGACCCACACGCATCATGATGACGGAGGCGTACGCAGGACTCACCCAGCTGGCGGACTACTACGAGGATTCCAACGGGGTTCGGGGCTCCCATCTGCCCTTCAACTTTCACTTTATCACGGATGTCACAGGCGACTCGGATGCGCGTGACTATGTCTACAACGTGGAGAAGTGGCTGATCTACATGCCACGCGGGCACGCGGCCAACTGGGTCATGGGCAACCACGACAACCCACGGGTCGCCTCTCGATTCGGTCCAGCCAGTGTGGACGCCATGAACATGCTGCTGCTCACCCTTCCCGGTGTCGCCGTCACTTATAAT GGCGAGGAGCTGGGCATGGTGGACTACCGCGAACTGAGCTGGGAGGACACGGTGGATCCACCGGCCAGAAATGTTGGAGAGGAGCTCTACCAGGAGGTCTCCCGGGACCCAGTCCGAACACCGTTCCAGTGGAGTAACGAGACCAATGCCG GTTTTTCCACTGCCACCAAAACCTGGCTGCCTGTCCACCCAAACTACCTCGAGCTCAACCTGGAGGCCCAGAAGGTGGCCAACAGAAGCCATTACCACGTCTACAAGGATTTGCTTGAGCTGCGAAAATCGGCCATTATGCGTGTGGGTCGATTCAATATTGAACCCCTTACTCGTTGGGTGTTTGCCTTCAAGCG GTCCTATCCCAATTTTGAGTCGATAATTACCGTGATAAATGTGAGCGACAAGGAGCAGTTGGTGGATCTCTCAGAGTTTCTCAGCCATCCCAAGAAACTGGTGGTTGAAGTTTCCGGCGTGGATTCAAAATATCAACCTGG TCAATCCCTCGCCGCAAGTGCATTGCTCCTGGCCGCCCGTGAGGGTCTCGTCTGTCGGCTGGTCTAG
- the LOC6617669 gene encoding maltase 2 isoform X2, producing MAGLVKSDTEDFIDWWQHTVFYQIYPRSFMDSNGDGIGDLKGITSKLRYLADTGITATWLSPIFQSPMVDFGYDISDYKAIQPEYGTMADFEELIDTAFELGIKVVLDFVPNHSSDQHEWFKKSASREPGYEDFYVWHDGIVQKNGTRVPPNNWPSVFYGSAWKWHEGREQYYLHQFTKEQPDLNFRNPKVVQAMDDVLLFWLNKGVAGFRIDAVNHLFEDESLKDEPLSGKTGDSLSYDYTEHIYSRDLPEVLEMIHHWRQLLDDFSAKHPERPTRIMMTEAYAGLTQLADYYEDSNGVRGSHLPFNFHFITDVTGDSDARDYVYNVEKWLIYMPRGHAANWVMGNHDNPRVASRFGPASVDAMNMLLLTLPGVAVTYNGEELGMVDYRELSWEDTVDPPARNVGEELYQEVSRDPVRTPFQWSNETNAGFSTATKTWLPVHPNYLELNLEAQKVANRSHYHVYKDLLELRKSAIMRVGRFNIEPLTRWVFAFKRSYPNFESIITVINVSDKEQLVDLSEFLSHPKKLVVEVSGVDSKYQPGDSILADDFGFNLPPGGGIVLRERNSAIMSQQRRYLVKQLIKSANVVLVGLLVYNLWRHKWTKVNFNQHRF from the exons ATGGCCGGTCTGGTGAAGAGCGATACGGAGGACTTTATCGACTGGTGGCAACACACGGTCTTCTATCAGATCTACCCGAGGTCCTTCATGGACAGCAATGGCGATGGCATCGGCGATCTGAAGGGAATCACCTCCAAGCTGCGCTATCTGGCAGACACTGGCATCACGGCCACCTGGTTGAGTCCCATTTTTCAGTCGCCTATGGTTGACTTTGGCTATGATATATCGGATTACAAGGCAATCCAGCCGGAGTATGGCACCATGGCGGATTTCGAGGAGCTGATCGACACGGCCTTCGAACTGGGCATTAAGGTTGTTCTGGACTTTGTGCCGAATCACAGCTCGGATCAGCATGAGTGGTTCAAGAAGTCTGCGTCCAGAGAGCCGGGTTACGAGGATTTCTATGTGTGGCACGATGGCATCGTACAGAAGAATGGCACTCGAGTGCCACCCAACAACTGGCCATCGGTGTTCTACGGATCCGCCTGGAAGTGGCACGAAGGTCGTGAGCAGTATTACCTGCACCAGTTCACCAAGGAGCAGCCGGACTTGAATTTTCGTAATCCCAAAGTGGTTCAGGCCATGGATGATGTGTTGCTTTTCTGGCTCAACAAGGGCGTAGCTGGTTTCCGCATCGATGCAGTGAATCATTTGTTTGAGGACGAATCTCTTAAAGATGAGCCATTGAGTGGCAAAACAGGGGATTCACTCTCCTATGACTACACCGAGCACATCTACTCCAGGGATCTGCCAGAAGTCTTGGAAATGATTCATCACTGGCGGCAGCTGCTGGATGACTTTAGTGCGAAGCACCCCGAAAGACCCACACGCATCATGATGACGGAGGCGTACGCAGGACTCACCCAGCTGGCGGACTACTACGAGGATTCCAACGGGGTTCGGGGCTCCCATCTGCCCTTCAACTTTCACTTTATCACGGATGTCACAGGCGACTCGGATGCGCGTGACTATGTCTACAACGTGGAGAAGTGGCTGATCTACATGCCACGCGGGCACGCGGCCAACTGGGTCATGGGCAACCACGACAACCCACGGGTCGCCTCTCGATTCGGTCCAGCCAGTGTGGACGCCATGAACATGCTGCTGCTCACCCTTCCCGGTGTCGCCGTCACTTATAAT GGCGAGGAGCTGGGCATGGTGGACTACCGCGAACTGAGCTGGGAGGACACGGTGGATCCACCGGCCAGAAATGTTGGAGAGGAGCTCTACCAGGAGGTCTCCCGGGACCCAGTCCGAACACCGTTCCAGTGGAGTAACGAGACCAATGCCG GTTTTTCCACTGCCACCAAAACCTGGCTGCCTGTCCACCCAAACTACCTCGAGCTCAACCTGGAGGCCCAGAAGGTGGCCAACAGAAGCCATTACCACGTCTACAAGGATTTGCTTGAGCTGCGAAAATCGGCCATTATGCGTGTGGGTCGATTCAATATTGAACCCCTTACTCGTTGGGTGTTTGCCTTCAAGCG GTCCTATCCCAATTTTGAGTCGATAATTACCGTGATAAATGTGAGCGACAAGGAGCAGTTGGTGGATCTCTCAGAGTTTCTCAGCCATCCCAAGAAACTGGTGGTTGAAGTTTCCGGCGTGGATTCAAAATATCAACCTGG CGACAGCATTTTGGCCGACGACTTTGGATTTAATCTGCCCCCTGGAGGCGGAATTGTTTTAAGAGAGCGCAACTCAGCGATAATGAG CCAACAACGTCGCTACTTGGTTAAGCAGCTCATCAAGTCGGCCAATGTGGTTTTGGTGGGACTGTTGGTCTACAACTTGTGGCGTCACAAATGGACCAAAGTGAATTTCAATCAGCATCGGTTTTGA